A window of Apium graveolens cultivar Ventura chromosome 8, ASM990537v1, whole genome shotgun sequence contains these coding sequences:
- the LOC141676489 gene encoding uncharacterized protein LOC141676489 — MGRSPCCSKVGLNKGAWTTAEDKILTDFIHLHGEGGWRNLPKRAGLKRCGKSCRLRWLNYLRPDIKRGNISDDEEDLIIRLHKLLGNRWSLIAGRLPGRTDNEIKNYWNTTLRKKAHDNHTTSAAASPKTPPKKSSTKKIKKYKKNCDKSESAQHNVQANASNVKATDDKISQKLIVDTTTEALVEDALKNKTIDLSPDLVPCVDSSEICLTDFLNYDFSGLLSSDNHKDYEMDSASPSCSYEKPMMEILEEFWNNAEEPCQLVSNSDVYFASLSDCLVGDWLA; from the exons ATGGGAAGAAGCCCTTGTTGCTCCAAAGTTGGATTGAACAAAGGAGCTTGGACCACTGCTGAGGACAAAATTCTCACTGATTTCATTCATCTTCATGGGGAAGGTGGATGGAGAAACCTGCCCAAAAGAGCAG GTCTGAAGAGATGTGGGAAGAGTTGTAGATTAAGATGGTTGAATTATTTGAGACCTGATATCAAGAGAGGTAACATCTCTGATGATGAAGAAGACCTTATTATTCGGCTTCACAAGCTCCTCGGTAATAG GTGGTCTCTGATAGCAGGAAGGCTACCTGGCCGAACAGACAATGAAATCAAGAACTACTGGAACACGACGTTAAGGAAAAAGGCTCATGATAATCACACTACTTCTGCTGCTGCTTCTCCAAAGACCCCTCCTAAAAAGAGCAGCACCAAGAAGATCAAGAAATACAAGAAAAATTGCGATAAATCTGAGTCTGCTCAGCACAATGTGCAGGCCAATGCATCCAATGTCAAGGCTACTGATGATAAAATTAGTCAAAAATTGATAGTGGATACAACCACAGAGGCATTAGTTGAGGATGCATTAAAAAACAAGACAATTGATCTATCTCCGGATCTTGTCCCTTGCGTTGACTCTAGTGAGATTTGCTTAACAGATTTTCTTAATTACGATTTCTCGGGGTTATTAAGCAGTGATAATCACAAGGATTATGAGATGGATAGCGCGTCGCCTTCGTGTTCGTATGAGAAACCTATGATGGAGATACTGGAGGAGTTTTGGAATAATGCAGAGGAACCATGTCAGCTGGTTTCGAATTCTGATGTTTATTTTGCCTCCTTATCAGACTGTTTAGTAGGTGATTGGTTAGCTTAA
- the LOC141678775 gene encoding cytochrome P450 CYP72A616-like, with protein MDPELVKEVLSNKLGHFQKPSLNPLILILTNGLTTLEGEKWAAHRRIMSPAFHLEKLKGMVPVFTDSCMMLVDRWNKLAGTQRTCEIDVWTEFQDLTGDIISRTAFGSSYEEGKKILKLQKELQVLVMEAMQTLYIPGFRFIPTRKNRSRNRLNKTITSMLRTLVENKDRAITAGESRNDDLLGLLLQSSKQINPINNSSGAHSNQMTVEDIIEECKLFYLAGHETTSSWLTWIIVVLAMHQDWQEKAREEVLRVCGNNIPSFEGISCLKIVTMILYEVQRLYSPVIALYLQTSKETEIGDIIIPAAVDITLPLLHIHHDPALWGDDAEEFKPERFSEGVAKASKDKLAFFPFGWGPRMCIGNHFATIEVKVALAVILQNFSFELSPSYTHAPHTVMTLQPQHGAQITFNQL; from the exons ATGGACCCTGAGTTGGTAAAAGAAGTTCTGTCTAACAAGCTAGGACATTTTCAGAAGCCATCACTTAATCCTCTAATACTGATTCTGACAAATGGATTGACTACTCTAGAAGGCGAAAAATGGGCTGCACATAGACGAATAATGAGCCCTGCTTTTCACCTCGAGAAATTGAAG GGAATGGTACCAGTTTTTACGGATAGTTGTATGATGTTGGTTGATCGCTGGAATAAATTAGCTGGTACTCAGAGAACTTGTGAAATCGATGTCTGGACTGAATTTCAAGATCTTACAGGTGATATTATTTCTCGAACAGCATTTGGTAGCAGCTACGAAGAAGGCAAGAAGATTCTAAAATTGCAAAAAGAACTCCAGGTGCTAGTTATGGAAGCCATGCAAACTTTATACATTCCTGGTTTCAG ATTTATCCCGACTAGAAAGAACAGAAGTAGAAACAGATTGAACAAAACGATTACCTCGATGCTCAGAACACTAGTTGAGAATAAAGACAGAGCAATTACAGCAGGAGAATCCAGGAACGACGACTTATTAGGCCTGCTCTTGCAATCCAGTAAACAGATAAATCCGATAAATAATTCAAGTGGCGCACATAGTAACCAAATGACAGTAGAAGATATCATAGAGGAATGTAAGCTGTTTTACCTAGCTGGACATGAGACAACTTCAAGTTGGTTGACCTGGATAATAGTTGTCTTAGCCATGCACCAAGACTGGCAAGAAAAGGCCAGGGAAGAGGTTCTGCGAGTATGTGGAAATAACATTCCAAGTTTCGAGGGTATAAGCTGCCTTAAAATT GTCACTATGATACTATATGAAGTCCAAAGGTTATATTCACCTGTAATTGCTTTGTACCTACAAACCTCCAAAGAAACCGAGATAGGGGATATCATTATACCAGCTGCGGTGGATATTACATTGCCTCTATTGCATATCCACCATGATCCAGCTCTTTGGGGCGATGATGCTGAGGAGTTCAAACCAGAAAGGTTCTCTGAAGGAGTTGCAAAGGCATCTAAAGACAAGCTAGCTTTCTTTCCTTTCGGCTGGGGTCCAAGGATGTGTATTGGAAACCATTTTGCAACAATAGAAGTTAAAGTTGCATTGGCTGTGATCTTACAGAATTTCTCTTTTGAACTCTCACCATCCTACACACATGCTCCTCACACTGTTATGACTCTTCAACCACAACATGGAGCTCAAATTACTTTCAACCAACTTTAA